One stretch of Mycolicibacterium fallax DNA includes these proteins:
- a CDS encoding DUF4191 domain-containing protein, which translates to MAKTRNKAELKAAKAEAKATRKTASKQRRQQLWQAFQMQRKEDRRLVPYMALTFLAITAISVAIGVWSGGLSIVLFSIFGVVLGALVAFIIFGRRTQKSVYAKAEGQSGAAAWALDNMRGKWRVTPGVAATGHLDAVHRVIGKPGVIFVGEGAPARVKPLLAQEKKRTARLIGDTPIYDIIVGNGEGEVPLAKLERHLTKLPGNISAKEMDSLESRLTALSTKGGPGAVPKGPMPPGAKMRGVQRAVRRK; encoded by the coding sequence ATGGCGAAGACGCGTAACAAGGCCGAGTTGAAGGCCGCCAAGGCCGAGGCGAAGGCGACCCGCAAGACGGCATCCAAGCAGCGCCGCCAACAGCTGTGGCAGGCCTTCCAGATGCAGCGCAAGGAGGACCGCCGGCTGGTCCCCTACATGGCGCTGACGTTCCTGGCGATCACCGCGATCTCGGTGGCCATCGGCGTCTGGTCCGGCGGCCTGTCGATCGTGCTGTTCAGCATCTTCGGCGTGGTACTGGGCGCGCTCGTCGCGTTCATCATCTTCGGTCGCCGCACCCAGAAGTCGGTGTACGCCAAGGCCGAGGGCCAGTCCGGGGCGGCCGCCTGGGCGCTGGACAATATGCGCGGCAAGTGGCGGGTGACCCCCGGCGTCGCCGCCACCGGTCATCTCGACGCGGTGCACCGGGTGATCGGCAAGCCGGGGGTGATCTTCGTCGGCGAGGGCGCACCGGCGCGGGTCAAGCCGCTGCTGGCGCAGGAGAAGAAGCGCACCGCCCGGCTGATCGGCGACACCCCGATCTACGACATCATCGTCGGCAACGGCGAGGGCGAGGTCCCGCTGGCCAAGCTGGAGCGGCACTTGACCAAGCTGCCGGGCAACATCTCGGCCAAGGAGATGGATTCGCTGGAATCGCGGCTGACCGCGCTGAGCACCAAGGGCGGCCCGGGCGCGGTGCCCAAGGGCCCGATGCCGCCCGGGGCGAAGATGCGCGGCGTGCAGCGCGCCGTCCGACGCAAGTAA
- a CDS encoding RDD family protein — MSRPYGDWLSGTNLPDSAAGHSEFPGQRLGLPRSGAGSIAGMGRRIAAMLADWMIAYGLAGLAVGVGLISREQLLYSPVGPSLIMGIWLLLGAVSVRLYGFSPGQLLLGMRVASIDNRQQVGIGRALARGVLVGLVVPALFTDSDGRGIQDRVTGTAVVRR; from the coding sequence ATGAGCCGACCCTATGGCGACTGGTTGTCCGGAACGAATCTGCCCGATTCGGCCGCCGGGCACAGCGAATTCCCCGGACAGCGACTCGGCCTGCCGCGCAGCGGAGCGGGCTCGATTGCCGGCATGGGCCGGCGCATCGCGGCGATGCTGGCCGACTGGATGATCGCCTACGGGCTGGCCGGGCTGGCCGTCGGCGTCGGCCTGATCAGCCGTGAGCAGTTGCTGTACAGCCCGGTCGGGCCCAGCCTCATCATGGGCATCTGGCTGCTGCTCGGCGCGGTGTCGGTGCGGCTCTACGGCTTCAGCCCCGGGCAGCTGCTGCTCGGTATGCGGGTGGCCTCCATCGACAACCGCCAGCAGGTCGGCATCGGGCGGGCGCTGGCACGCGGGGTGCTGGTGGGCCTGGTGGTGCCCGCGCTGTTCACCGACTCCGACGGCCGCGGCATTCAGGACCGGGTGACCGGCACCGCCGTCGTGCGGCGCTGA
- the glnA gene encoding type I glutamate--ammonia ligase produces the protein MAETTADDIFKLIKDENVEYVDIRFCDLPGVVQHFSIPASAFDSSVFEDGLAFDGSSVRGFQSIHESDMMLLPDPATAVLDPFRKAKTLNMMFFVHDPFTREAYSRDPRNVARKAENYLASTGIADTAYFGAEAEFYIFDSIAFESKINGSFYEIDSESGWWNTGQPTEPDGSPNLGYKVRPKGGYFPVAPYDHYVDLRDEMSTNLTNAGFTLERGHHEVGTAGQAEINYKFNTMLHAADDVLLFKYIIKNTAWANGKTVTFMPKPLFGDNGSGMHAHQSLWKDGKPLFHDEAGYAGLSDLARHYIGGILHHAPSLLAFTNPTVNSYKRLVPGYEAPINLVYSQRNRSACVRIPITGNNPKAKRLEFRCPDSSGNPYLGFAAMLMAGIDGIKNKIEPIAPIDKDLYELPPDEAANIPQAPTSLGAVIDRLEADHEYLTEGGVFTEDLIETYISYKRDNEILPVQIRPHPYEFDLYYDC, from the coding sequence GTGGCAGAAACGACCGCCGACGACATCTTCAAGCTGATCAAGGACGAGAACGTCGAGTACGTCGACATCCGGTTCTGTGATCTGCCCGGTGTCGTCCAGCACTTCTCGATCCCGGCCAGCGCATTCGACAGCAGCGTGTTCGAGGACGGGCTGGCCTTCGACGGATCATCGGTGCGCGGGTTCCAGTCCATCCACGAGTCCGACATGATGCTGCTGCCGGATCCCGCCACCGCGGTTCTCGATCCGTTCCGCAAGGCCAAGACGCTGAACATGATGTTCTTCGTGCACGACCCGTTCACCCGCGAGGCGTACTCCCGCGATCCCCGCAATGTCGCCCGCAAGGCGGAGAACTACCTGGCCAGCACCGGTATCGCGGACACCGCCTACTTCGGCGCCGAGGCCGAGTTCTACATCTTCGACTCGATCGCCTTCGAATCGAAGATCAACGGCTCGTTCTACGAGATCGACTCCGAGTCCGGCTGGTGGAACACCGGCCAGCCCACCGAGCCGGACGGCTCGCCGAACCTCGGCTACAAGGTGCGTCCCAAGGGCGGCTACTTCCCTGTCGCACCCTATGACCACTACGTGGACCTGCGCGACGAGATGTCGACGAACCTGACCAACGCCGGATTCACCCTGGAGCGCGGTCACCACGAGGTCGGCACCGCCGGGCAGGCCGAGATCAACTACAAGTTCAACACCATGCTGCACGCGGCCGACGATGTGCTGCTGTTCAAATACATCATCAAGAACACCGCCTGGGCCAACGGCAAGACCGTCACCTTCATGCCCAAGCCGCTCTTCGGCGACAACGGGTCGGGCATGCACGCCCACCAGTCGCTGTGGAAGGACGGCAAGCCGCTGTTCCACGACGAGGCCGGCTACGCTGGCCTGTCCGATCTGGCCCGGCACTACATCGGCGGCATCCTGCACCACGCGCCCAGCCTGCTGGCGTTCACCAACCCGACGGTGAACTCCTACAAGCGCCTGGTCCCCGGCTACGAGGCCCCGATCAACCTGGTCTACAGCCAGCGCAACCGGTCGGCCTGCGTGCGCATCCCGATCACCGGCAACAACCCGAAGGCCAAGCGCCTGGAGTTCCGCTGCCCGGACAGCTCGGGCAACCCGTACCTGGGCTTCGCGGCGATGCTGATGGCCGGCATCGACGGCATCAAGAACAAGATCGAGCCGATCGCCCCGATCGACAAGGATCTCTACGAGCTGCCGCCGGACGAGGCCGCCAACATCCCGCAGGCGCCGACCTCGCTGGGCGCGGTCATCGACCGGTTGGAGGCCGACCACGAGTACCTCACCGAGGGTGGGGTGTTCACCGAGGATCTGATCGAGACCTACATCTCCTACAAGCGGGACAACGAGATCCTGCCGGTGCAGATCCGACCGCACCCCTACGAGTTCGACCTGTACTACGACTGCTGA
- a CDS encoding DUF5313 domain-containing protein has translation MTGAEPNLWQRITYIYGRRLPDSMADWVRQDLTGKGAIRRHMLRMSIPPALVLAPLWLLPASLYVHIEMTVPIYVWALLMALALNKPWRRHRLGQHGLDINLVDTRKSKRALQMQQNYVEKYGPRPEEARWQSNSSPF, from the coding sequence GTGACCGGCGCGGAACCCAACCTCTGGCAGCGAATCACCTACATCTACGGGCGCCGCCTGCCCGACTCGATGGCCGACTGGGTTCGCCAGGATCTCACCGGCAAGGGCGCGATCCGTCGGCACATGCTCCGGATGTCCATCCCCCCGGCGCTGGTGCTGGCGCCGCTGTGGCTGCTGCCCGCCTCGCTCTACGTGCACATCGAGATGACGGTGCCGATCTACGTCTGGGCGCTGCTGATGGCGCTGGCACTGAACAAGCCGTGGCGGCGACACCGGCTCGGCCAGCACGGCCTGGACATCAACCTGGTGGACACCCGCAAGTCCAAGCGGGCCCTGCAGATGCAGCAGAACTACGTCGAGAAGTACGGACCCCGCCCCGAGGAAGCGCGCTGGCAGTCCAACAGCAGCCCGTTCTGA
- the dtd gene encoding D-aminoacyl-tRNA deacylase, which produces MRVLVQRVSSARVRVDGRVIGAIEPDAQGLVALVGVTHDDDPAIAAKLAAKLWQLRILDGERSAADIAAPVLVISQFTLYANTAKGRRPAWNAAAPGPVAEPLVAAFADALRGLGAEVATGAFGAHMQVELVNDGPVTVLLELEN; this is translated from the coding sequence GTGCGGGTCCTGGTCCAGCGGGTCAGCTCGGCGCGGGTGCGGGTCGACGGCCGGGTGATCGGCGCGATCGAGCCGGACGCCCAGGGGCTGGTCGCGCTGGTCGGCGTCACCCACGATGACGACCCGGCGATCGCCGCCAAACTCGCCGCCAAACTGTGGCAGCTGCGCATTCTCGACGGTGAGCGCAGCGCCGCCGACATCGCCGCCCCGGTGCTGGTGATCAGCCAGTTCACCCTGTACGCCAACACCGCCAAGGGCCGCAGGCCGGCGTGGAACGCCGCCGCGCCGGGGCCGGTCGCCGAGCCGCTGGTGGCCGCGTTCGCCGACGCGCTGCGCGGGCTGGGCGCCGAGGTGGCCACCGGGGCGTTCGGGGCGCACATGCAGGTCGAACTGGTCAACGACGGACCGGTCACGGTGCTCCTCGAACTGGAAAACTAG
- a CDS encoding acyl-CoA dehydrogenase family protein, translating into MATKHIPSWYDDEVSALYELALGFFEREVVAHNEKWDAQRHIDRSVWLEAGRLGLLLCSVPTEYGGGGGTYAHDLAVFTAQGYAGDLAVGIGVHSGITAHYVLAYGSEEQKKYWLPLMATGEVLSAIGMTEPGAGSDLKALRTTAVRDGDEYVINGSKTFITNGGSADMIVLAVKTDPKAGARGISLLVVDLRDCPGYQVTRVLDKVGIHGGDTAELAFTDVRVPVSALLGPEEGKGFGQLMAQLPQERLSVAASAIGEMERAVTDTVAYTKSRDAFGHSLFEFQNTAFELAECQTITRTSRIFFDHCVQSHLRGELSDTDAAMAKYWLTDRQCEVIDRCVQLYGGYGYMREYLIARMYEDARVQRIYAGANEVMKQIIARSL; encoded by the coding sequence ATGGCCACCAAGCACATCCCGTCCTGGTACGACGACGAGGTCAGCGCGCTCTACGAGCTGGCCCTCGGCTTCTTCGAGCGCGAGGTCGTCGCGCACAACGAGAAGTGGGACGCGCAGCGCCACATCGACCGCAGCGTCTGGCTGGAGGCCGGCCGGCTTGGCCTGCTGCTGTGCTCGGTGCCGACCGAGTACGGCGGTGGCGGCGGCACCTACGCCCATGACCTGGCAGTTTTCACCGCGCAGGGCTATGCCGGCGACCTCGCGGTCGGCATCGGCGTGCACAGCGGAATCACCGCGCACTACGTGCTGGCCTACGGGTCCGAGGAGCAGAAGAAGTACTGGCTGCCGCTGATGGCCACCGGCGAGGTGCTGAGCGCCATCGGCATGACCGAGCCCGGCGCCGGCTCGGACCTCAAGGCGCTGCGCACCACCGCGGTGCGCGACGGCGACGAGTACGTCATCAACGGCTCCAAGACGTTCATCACCAACGGCGGCTCGGCGGACATGATCGTGCTCGCGGTCAAGACCGACCCGAAGGCCGGCGCCCGGGGCATCTCGCTGCTCGTCGTCGACCTGCGCGACTGCCCCGGATACCAGGTGACCCGGGTGCTGGACAAGGTCGGCATCCACGGCGGCGACACCGCCGAGCTGGCCTTCACCGACGTCCGGGTTCCGGTCAGCGCGTTGCTGGGTCCCGAGGAGGGCAAGGGCTTCGGTCAGCTGATGGCCCAGCTGCCGCAGGAGCGGCTGTCGGTCGCCGCCTCGGCGATCGGCGAGATGGAACGCGCCGTCACCGACACCGTCGCCTACACCAAGTCCCGGGACGCGTTCGGGCACAGCCTGTTCGAGTTCCAGAACACCGCCTTCGAGCTCGCCGAGTGCCAGACCATCACCCGGACCTCGCGGATCTTCTTCGACCACTGCGTGCAGTCACACCTGCGCGGCGAGTTGAGCGACACCGACGCGGCGATGGCCAAGTACTGGCTCACCGACCGCCAGTGCGAGGTGATCGACCGCTGCGTGCAGCTTTACGGCGGCTACGGCTACATGCGCGAGTACCTGATCGCCCGGATGTACGAGGACGCCCGGGTGCAGCGCATCTACGCCGGCGCCAACGAGGTGATGAAGCAGATCATCGCCCGCTCGCTGTAG
- a CDS encoding TIGR03619 family F420-dependent LLM class oxidoreductase produces the protein MRFYVGTPFMEVHEAVEIARAADELGYDGIAIPDHVVNLETLATPYPYTSDGKPRWQPFTPWPDPWVLIGAMAAVTTRIRFVTTVYVPALRNPYLAAKSIGTAAALAGGRLELGAGVGWCADEFALMEQDFENRGRRTDEMLELMGRLWSPGWTEFDGDFYRTPRLEMEPTPPRIPIYIGGQADVALRRAARHDGWIGDLLTTDQVLSSIGRIRELRAEKGLGMEDFTVITPLADAYTPEHYARAEAGGVSAVLTAPWMFYCAPDATLAEKIDGLARFRADNGLD, from the coding sequence GTGAGGTTCTACGTCGGAACGCCCTTTATGGAGGTCCACGAGGCGGTGGAGATCGCCCGTGCGGCAGACGAATTGGGTTATGACGGGATTGCCATCCCGGACCACGTGGTGAACCTGGAGACGCTGGCCACGCCGTACCCCTACACCAGCGACGGCAAACCGCGCTGGCAGCCGTTCACCCCGTGGCCCGACCCGTGGGTGCTGATCGGTGCGATGGCCGCGGTCACCACCCGGATCAGGTTCGTCACCACCGTCTACGTGCCGGCGCTGCGCAACCCGTACCTGGCCGCCAAGTCCATCGGCACCGCAGCCGCCCTGGCCGGCGGCCGGCTCGAGCTCGGCGCCGGGGTAGGTTGGTGCGCCGACGAATTCGCGCTGATGGAACAGGATTTCGAGAACCGCGGCAGGCGGACCGACGAGATGCTGGAGCTGATGGGCCGGCTGTGGTCGCCGGGCTGGACCGAGTTCGACGGCGACTTCTACCGCACCCCGCGGCTGGAGATGGAGCCCACCCCGCCGCGGATCCCGATCTACATCGGCGGCCAGGCCGACGTGGCGCTGCGCCGCGCCGCCCGGCACGACGGCTGGATCGGCGACCTGCTGACCACCGACCAGGTGCTCAGCTCGATCGGCCGAATCCGGGAACTGCGTGCCGAAAAGGGCTTGGGCATGGAGGATTTCACCGTCATCACGCCGCTGGCCGACGCCTACACCCCCGAGCACTACGCCCGCGCGGAGGCCGGGGGAGTCAGCGCGGTGCTGACCGCGCCGTGGATGTTCTACTGCGCCCCGGACGCCACGCTGGCCGAGAAGATCGACGGGCTGGCGCGGTTCCGGGCCGACAACGGCCTGGACTGA
- a CDS encoding PaaI family thioesterase, with product MRFSEETIDDTEYERLRARYEPLTRSVRELIDATIRTEADEQTVAEATRAVEALTATLRERQITGTHGVRFTTDGRGVSWGNPVIGERNPMAPPVLINRADDGRVWTEFTLGAPYEGPPGHVHGGISALILDHLLGEAASNGLTTPTFTGTISCRYLRATPLGALRAEAFIERVDGIKTYARGHIADADGPTVQAEGVFITPAWARGENW from the coding sequence GTGAGGTTCTCCGAGGAAACCATCGACGACACCGAGTACGAGCGACTGCGCGCCCGCTACGAACCGTTGACGAGGTCGGTGCGCGAACTGATCGACGCGACCATCCGCACCGAGGCCGACGAGCAGACCGTCGCCGAGGCCACCCGGGCCGTCGAGGCGCTGACCGCGACGCTGCGCGAACGTCAGATCACCGGCACCCACGGGGTCCGGTTCACCACCGACGGACGCGGGGTGAGCTGGGGAAACCCGGTGATCGGCGAGCGTAACCCGATGGCGCCACCGGTACTGATCAACCGCGCGGACGACGGCCGGGTGTGGACCGAGTTCACCCTCGGCGCGCCGTACGAGGGGCCGCCGGGTCACGTGCACGGCGGGATCAGTGCGCTGATTCTCGACCACCTGCTCGGGGAGGCGGCCAGCAACGGGCTGACCACACCCACCTTCACCGGGACCATCAGCTGCCGCTACCTGCGCGCCACCCCGCTGGGTGCGCTGCGCGCCGAGGCGTTCATCGAGCGCGTCGACGGCATCAAGACCTACGCGCGCGGGCACATTGCCGACGCCGACGGTCCGACCGTACAGGCCGAGGGCGTGTTCATCACACCCGCATGGGCGCGAGGAGAGAATTGGTGA
- a CDS encoding bifunctional [glutamine synthetase] adenylyltransferase/[glutamine synthetase]-adenylyl-L-tyrosine phosphorylase, which yields MFEVPAGPATGRPTVPSVGRLGLVDANARASLEQLGWVTNAHVEMLWALSRAPDADAALRALVWLSEVLGPDWDELAAALRVDVGLRGRLFAVLGSSLGFGDHLVAHPDSWRLLAGSVTLPSATELRARLVACAQENLGAAAGPALRRRYRDELLVLAALDVASTVENEPVLEFATVGRHLSDLADAALQAALTVAVATVCGDEQPAPRLAVIAMGKCGARELNYVSDVDIIFVAEQADAVTTRVAGELMRFATETFFETDAALRPEGKAGQLVRTLDSHVAYYRRWAKTWEFQALLKARPAAGDAELGRDYVEALMPMVWKARERDDFVTDVQAMRRRVVELVPADVRGRELKLGTGGLRDVEFAVQLLQLVHGRNDEALQVASTVEALHELGAGGYIGRDDAANLTASYEFLRLLEHRLQLQRLKRTHLLPAPDDVEALRWLARAAHIRPDGNHDALGVLRQELKRNSMRVSRLHAKLFYQPLLESVGGSMEFPSRLSAEAAQRQLAALGYQAPGSALTHLAALTSAGGRRGRVQTVLLPTLLDWLSDTPDPDGGLLSYRKLSEALADQRWFLATLRDESAVAKRLMRVLGTSAYVPELLIWAPEVIQSYADGPTGPKLLDTGPDGVAKSLVAAAGRHADPVRAIAAARSLRRRELARIASADLLGMLDVRGVCRALTAVWVAVLQAALDAVVRAHAPKDAPVPARIAVIGMGRLGGAELGYGSDADVMFVCEATDGVEDLVAVKWATLIAEQVRTLLGAPSSDPPLEVDTNLRPEGRNGPLVRTLASYQAYYRQWAQAWEVQALLRAHRVAGDFDLGRRFLLMVDAFRYPADGISAQTVQEIRRIKARVDAERLPRGADPNTHTKLGRGGLADVEWTVQLLQLRHAHEVPGLHNTSTLECLDVIEGAGLLEAEQVSKLRWAWLTATASRNALVLVKGRPTDQLPGPGRFLNAVAVAAGWSDDDGGAFLDNYLRVTRRAKAVVREVFDT from the coding sequence GTGTTCGAGGTCCCCGCAGGTCCGGCCACCGGTCGGCCGACGGTGCCCAGCGTCGGGCGGCTGGGCCTGGTCGACGCCAACGCCCGGGCCAGCCTCGAACAACTCGGTTGGGTGACCAACGCGCACGTCGAAATGCTGTGGGCGCTGTCGCGAGCCCCCGACGCCGACGCGGCCCTGCGCGCGCTGGTGTGGCTCTCGGAGGTGCTCGGGCCGGACTGGGACGAACTGGCCGCCGCGCTGCGGGTCGACGTCGGCCTGCGCGGCCGGCTGTTCGCGGTGCTTGGCTCATCGCTGGGCTTCGGTGATCACCTGGTGGCCCACCCGGATTCCTGGCGGCTGCTGGCCGGGTCGGTGACCCTGCCGTCGGCCACCGAGCTGCGCGCCCGGCTGGTGGCCTGCGCGCAGGAAAACCTCGGCGCCGCAGCGGGTCCCGCGTTGCGCCGGCGCTACCGCGATGAGCTGCTGGTGCTGGCCGCCCTGGATGTGGCGTCGACCGTCGAGAACGAGCCGGTGCTGGAATTCGCGACGGTCGGCCGGCACCTGTCGGATCTGGCCGACGCCGCGCTGCAGGCCGCGCTGACCGTGGCCGTCGCGACGGTCTGCGGGGACGAGCAGCCCGCGCCCCGGCTGGCCGTCATCGCGATGGGCAAATGCGGTGCGCGGGAACTGAATTACGTCAGCGACGTGGACATCATCTTCGTGGCGGAGCAGGCCGATGCGGTCACCACCCGGGTGGCCGGCGAACTGATGCGTTTTGCCACCGAGACGTTCTTCGAGACCGACGCGGCGCTGCGCCCGGAGGGCAAGGCCGGCCAGCTGGTCCGCACCCTGGACTCGCACGTCGCGTACTACCGGCGCTGGGCCAAGACCTGGGAGTTCCAGGCGCTGCTGAAGGCGCGGCCGGCCGCCGGGGACGCCGAGCTGGGCCGCGACTACGTCGAGGCGCTGATGCCGATGGTGTGGAAGGCCCGCGAGCGCGACGACTTCGTCACCGACGTGCAGGCCATGCGCCGTCGGGTCGTGGAGCTGGTGCCCGCCGACGTGCGCGGCCGGGAACTCAAGCTGGGCACCGGCGGCCTGCGCGATGTCGAGTTCGCGGTCCAGCTGTTGCAGCTGGTGCACGGCCGCAACGACGAGGCGCTGCAGGTGGCCTCCACCGTCGAGGCCCTGCACGAGCTCGGCGCCGGCGGCTACATCGGCCGCGACGACGCCGCGAACCTGACCGCCTCCTACGAGTTCCTGCGGCTGCTGGAGCACCGGCTGCAGCTTCAGCGGCTCAAGCGCACCCACCTGCTGCCCGCCCCCGACGATGTCGAGGCGCTGCGCTGGCTGGCCCGCGCCGCGCACATTCGGCCCGACGGCAATCACGACGCGCTCGGCGTGCTGCGCCAGGAGCTCAAGCGCAACAGCATGCGGGTGTCCCGGCTGCACGCCAAGCTGTTCTACCAGCCGCTGCTGGAATCCGTCGGTGGCTCAATGGAATTCCCGTCCCGGCTGTCCGCCGAGGCGGCGCAGCGGCAGCTGGCGGCGCTGGGCTACCAGGCCCCGGGCAGTGCACTGACGCACCTGGCGGCGCTGACCTCCGCCGGCGGCCGGCGCGGCCGGGTGCAGACCGTGCTGCTGCCGACCCTGTTGGACTGGCTCTCGGACACCCCGGATCCCGACGGTGGGCTGCTGTCCTACCGCAAGCTGTCCGAGGCGCTAGCCGACCAGCGCTGGTTTCTGGCCACGCTGCGCGACGAGAGCGCGGTCGCCAAGCGGTTGATGCGGGTGCTGGGCACCTCGGCCTACGTGCCGGAGCTGCTGATCTGGGCGCCGGAGGTCATTCAGTCCTACGCCGACGGCCCGACCGGCCCCAAGCTGCTCGACACCGGGCCCGACGGGGTGGCCAAGTCCCTGGTGGCCGCGGCCGGCCGGCACGCCGACCCGGTCCGGGCGATCGCGGCCGCGCGGTCGCTGCGCCGCCGCGAACTGGCCCGGATCGCCTCGGCGGACCTGCTCGGCATGCTCGATGTGCGCGGGGTGTGCCGGGCCCTGACCGCGGTCTGGGTGGCGGTCCTGCAGGCCGCACTCGATGCGGTGGTCCGCGCGCACGCCCCCAAGGATGCCCCGGTGCCGGCCCGGATCGCGGTGATCGGGATGGGCCGGCTCGGCGGCGCGGAACTGGGCTACGGCTCCGACGCCGACGTGATGTTCGTCTGCGAGGCGACCGACGGCGTCGAGGACCTGGTGGCGGTGAAATGGGCGACCCTGATCGCCGAGCAGGTCCGCACCCTGCTGGGCGCCCCGAGCTCCGACCCGCCGCTGGAGGTGGACACCAACCTGCGCCCGGAGGGCCGCAACGGCCCGCTGGTCCGCACGCTGGCCTCCTATCAGGCCTACTACCGGCAGTGGGCGCAGGCCTGGGAGGTGCAGGCGCTGCTGCGCGCGCACCGGGTGGCCGGTGACTTCGACCTGGGCCGGCGGTTCCTGCTGATGGTCGACGCGTTCCGCTACCCGGCCGACGGCATCTCGGCGCAGACCGTGCAGGAGATCCGCCGGATCAAGGCCCGGGTCGACGCCGAGCGGCTGCCGCGCGGCGCCGACCCCAACACCCACACCAAGCTGGGCCGCGGGGGACTGGCCGACGTGGAGTGGACGGTGCAGCTGCTGCAGCTGCGGCACGCCCACGAGGTTCCGGGCCTGCACAACACCTCCACCCTGGAGTGCCTGGACGTCATCGAAGGGGCCGGCCTGCTCGAGGCCGAGCAGGTGTCGAAGCTGCGCTGGGCCTGGCTGACCGCGACCGCCAGCCGCAACGCCCTGGTCCTGGTCAAGGGCCGGCCCACCGATCAGCTGCCCGGACCGGGCCGGTTCCTCAACGCCGTCGCGGTGGCCGCCGGCTGGTCCGACGACGACGGCGGCGCCTTCCTGGACAACTATCTGCGGGTCACCCGCCGGGCCAAGGCCGTCGTCCGCGAGGTCTTCGACACCTGA
- a CDS encoding glutamine synthetase family protein, whose product MDRQMEFVLRTLEERNIRFVRLWFTDVLGFLKSVAIAPAELEGAFEEGIGFDGSSIEGFARVSESDCVARPDPSTFQILPWRAHNGHLHTARMFCDITMPDGSPSWADSRHVLRRQLAKASDLGFSCYVHPEIEFFLLEAGPYDGSVPVPSDNGGYFDQAVHDSAPNFRRNAIESLEKMGISVEFSHHEAAPGQQEIDLRYADALSMADNVMTFRHLVKEVALAEGVRATFMPKPFTEYSGSGMHTHMSLFEGEANAFHSPDDPLQLSTVAKSFIAGILEHANEISAVTNQWVNSYKRLVHGGEAPTAACWGAANRSALVRVPMYTLNKSSSRRVEVRSPDSACNPYLTFAVLLAAGLRGVEQGYELGPEAEDNVWTLTPGERRAMGYRELPSSLGQALEAMEKSELVAEALGEHVFDFFLRNKRREWENYRSNVTPYELQHYLSL is encoded by the coding sequence ATGGATCGCCAGATGGAGTTCGTGCTGCGCACCCTGGAGGAACGGAACATCCGCTTCGTCCGGCTGTGGTTCACCGATGTGCTCGGATTCCTCAAATCGGTGGCGATCGCCCCGGCGGAGCTGGAGGGCGCCTTCGAGGAGGGCATCGGCTTCGACGGATCCTCCATCGAGGGGTTCGCCCGGGTGTCGGAGTCCGACTGCGTGGCCCGGCCTGACCCGTCGACGTTCCAGATCCTGCCGTGGCGGGCCCACAACGGGCACCTGCACACCGCCCGGATGTTCTGCGACATCACCATGCCCGACGGTTCGCCGTCCTGGGCGGATTCCCGGCATGTGCTGCGCCGCCAGCTCGCCAAGGCCAGCGATCTGGGCTTCTCCTGCTATGTGCACCCCGAGATCGAGTTCTTCCTGCTGGAGGCCGGCCCGTACGACGGCAGCGTCCCGGTGCCGTCGGACAACGGCGGCTATTTCGACCAGGCCGTGCACGATTCGGCGCCCAACTTCCGCCGCAACGCCATCGAGTCGCTGGAGAAGATGGGCATCTCGGTGGAGTTCAGCCACCACGAGGCCGCGCCCGGGCAGCAGGAGATCGACCTGCGCTACGCCGACGCCCTGTCGATGGCCGACAACGTGATGACCTTCCGGCACCTGGTCAAGGAGGTGGCGCTGGCCGAGGGCGTGCGGGCCACCTTCATGCCCAAGCCGTTCACCGAGTACTCCGGCTCCGGCATGCACACCCACATGAGCCTGTTCGAGGGTGAGGCCAACGCCTTCCACAGTCCCGACGATCCGCTGCAGCTGTCCACCGTCGCCAAGTCGTTCATCGCCGGAATCCTGGAGCACGCCAACGAGATCAGCGCCGTGACCAACCAGTGGGTGAACTCCTACAAGCGGCTGGTGCACGGCGGTGAGGCCCCGACGGCGGCCTGCTGGGGTGCGGCCAACCGCTCGGCGCTGGTGCGGGTCCCGATGTACACGCTGAACAAGTCGTCGTCGCGGCGGGTGGAGGTCCGCAGCCCGGACTCGGCCTGCAACCCGTATCTGACCTTCGCGGTGCTGCTGGCCGCCGGCCTGCGCGGGGTGGAGCAGGGCTACGAGCTCGGCCCGGAGGCCGAGGACAACGTGTGGACCCTGACCCCGGGGGAGCGCCGGGCGATGGGCTACCGGGAGCTGCCCAGCAGCCTCGGGCAGGCCCTGGAGGCGATGGAGAAAAGCGAGCTGGTCGCCGAGGCGCTCGGCGAGCACGTCTTCGACTTCTTCCTGCGCAACAAGCGCCGGGAATGGGAGAACTACCGCAGCAACGTGACCCCCTACGAGCTGCAGCACTACCTGTCGCTGTAG